The nucleotide sequence TATTCGTAAAGATCGATCCCTGTGCCTCAAGCACTGCCCGGCTTGCATAATTTTCCGAGGCTATAAGAACAATCTTCTGATGCTCCCTGTTCTTTTCCTTCTCTATAGCATCAAAAACTTCGGGGTCGCTGGTTTTCAGGCTTTCATTTATCATTGCTGTTTAAGGTTTCCTCTATTTTCTTGATTTTATTCAGTCGTCTCATATGCCGCTCACCTTCGAAGGCTGTGCTCAGCCATGTCCGCACGATCTCCGAAGCCAGGTCTTTGCCGATAATCCTGCCGCCAAGGACAAGGACATTGGCATCATTATGGAGCCGGCTCATTTTCGCGCTAAAAAGGTCATTACAGAGCGCTGCCCTGACATTCGGGAACTTATTCGCCACCATGGACATACCCAAGCCAGTGCCACAGATCAAAACACCCATTTCAACTTCGCCGGCAGAAACCATATGTGAGACCTTTTCACCAAAATCCGGGTAGTC is from Nitrospirota bacterium and encodes:
- the rpiB gene encoding ribose 5-phosphate isomerase B; the encoded protein is MKIAIGSDHAGFGLKENVLELLNELNHDIVDCGTYNTESVDYPDFGEKVSHMVSAGEVEMGVLICGTGLGMSMVANKFPNVRAALCNDLFSAKMSRLHNDANVLVLGGRIIGKDLASEIVRTWLSTAFEGERHMRRLNKIKKIEETLNSNDK
- a CDS encoding serine hydroxymethyltransferase (catalyzes the reaction of glycine with 5,10-methylenetetrahydrofolate to form L-serine and tetrahydrofolate), translated to MINESLKTSDPEVFDAIEKEKNREHQKIVLIASENYASRAVLEAQGSIFTN